Sequence from the Chthoniobacterales bacterium genome:
ACCGACCATCTGGGCGATCATGTAAAAAACGGAAACCGTCAAAGTGCTGAGCGACGCGGCAGCGCGAACGGGGCGAGGTTTGAGCCGGTAGGCCAGCACGTCCGCCATCGTGTATTTTCCGGCGTTGCGGAGGGGTTCGGCCACGATGAAAAGAACGGTCAGGTATGCCACCAGAAATCCGACGGAATACATGAAGCCGTCGTAACCGTTCATCGCGATCATTCCCGCGATCCCGAGAAAGCTGGCGGCGCTCATGTAGTCGCCGGCCACGGCTAGGCCGTTTTGCCATCCGGTGATACGGCGCCCGGCGGCGAAGAAGGCGCTGGCGTCCGACGATTTGCGCGCGCTGATCCATGTGATGACCAGCGTTGCCGCCACGAAGGCGAGGAACATCCAGAGCGAAGTCTGGCTGCCGGAGGAAGCGGGTGCGGCTGTCATGACTCAGCGGTGTTGCGCCCCGTATTTGCTCAGCAACTCGTGCTCGCTTTTGTCCCAGCGGGCAGCCGCCGCCACATAAATGCCGGCGAGAATCCACGCCATGAAGAACTGCGAGAGCGCATAAAAATAGGCGATGTTCATATCACCCCAGATCTTTTTCTCCATCAGGGAAGGGAACCACCCGACCCCCACAGGCAGGAGGAAATAATAGACAACGAAGAAGATCGTGGCCGGAACAATGAGGCGCAGCTTCGATCGCCGCAACTCGGCGAAGCCGGGATCGGCGGCAATGCTCGTCCATAGAGGCCGCCCGCCGTCCTCTTCCGCGGTCAATTCATGATCGGGTTTCCGCCCGGTGCGGCCGAGCGGCGCGATGTCCGTCTGGGAACCAACGATTGCAGTATAGTCGCGGTTGGTGGGAGTGTCTGGGGATGACATGCGGCGGATATGAGCAGGAGATGCGGCTCGTGGAAAGTTCGGAATCGCGATTACGGAGCCCTGCTTGCTTGACGCTTGCGGAATGATGATTCCGGCCGGCGTGTCAATGGCCTGCGCAACGATCGAAATTGTGCCGGGCGCGAAACCCCGTCTTTTGAGGCGTGAGCCTAAAATTGTCAGACCTACGTGAGGAGATGGTCGGGCTGGTGGGATTTGAACCCACGGCCTCTGCGTCCCGAACGCAGCGCTCTACCAAGCTGAGCCACAGCCCGAAAAGAAATATACCTCTGCGGTATGGAGTTATTGTGCAGGGCTATTTCGTCTTTGTCACCTGATTTTGCAAACCGGGCTTTGGCGAAGCTCTGGCGTGCACTGTCCAGTCCGGAGCCAATCTTCAAAATTCTGTGTATCTCCCGCGCCGCTCCGATCGCGTATGTTTTTGCCCGGTAGCAAACCTCTATGAATTCCTAAGAATCGGCGCGGAGATCGCCTGCCAACTCGGCACGCCTACGGTGACGAACGTTTGGATTCCCGACGGATCGAAGGACATGCCTTTCGACCGCAAAAGCATCGCCGCATGGGTCATCGGCACATGCTCGACGATCAAGACGCTTCTTGCCGCCCTGCTCAAGCCATCGGACTTGTTGCGCAAGGCCGAAGAAGAGGGCCATTTCATAACGCGTCTCGCGCTCATGGAGGAAGCGAAGACCCCGCCTTTCGGGGCCGTCTGGCAGGAGTATTGCTCTCGTCACAATATTCCCGGTGACTCGTCGTGGATCGCGGAGGTCAAAAAGCACGAGGTCGCGATCCTCTCCAAGCGGAGCAGAATAATTTCTCCGAAGTGACGGGGATCAGCCGCCGGTGGCGAGGTCAGCCCTCGGCCGAGTTTTTCTTTTTGCGGCCGAAGAGCCGTTGGAAAAAGTTGGGCTTTTTCGTGACGCTGCCCTCGGAGTCCGCGGCGGGCTTGACCTTCGGTTGCGGAGCAGAGGCTGTGCCGCCCGGTTCTCCCGGTTCGCCGGGAGGTGCCGCAGCCAAAGCGGCAGGAATGGCGCGCCCGAAGTCCACGCTCGACACATAGCCGAAGCTTCCTTTGGCCGGAGCGAGGCTGGCGAGCTGCACCTCGTTGCCCTCTTCCATCTTGAAAATGTCGGACAGGATCTTCGAGGCGATCGGTGCGGCGACGCCGCCGCCCGAGGATCCGCCGTTGACCATCACGCACACTGCGTAGCGCGGGTTGTGATACGGGGCAAAGGTGATGAACCATGTGTGATTGTCCTTCGCCCCGCGCCGCCAGAACTGCGCCGTCCCGGTTTTGCCCGCGACCTCGTAATTTTTGATGCGTGCTCCCGGCGCGGTGCCACCCCCGCGATTGACCACGTCCCACATGCCGCGCCGGACAGCCTCGATACCTTCCGGAGTGAATCCGTTTTCCAGAAGGTTGGCGCGGATCTTCACGGGTTCTTCGCGGATGACTCTGCCGTCCCTCGCGACAACTCTCCGGACCAGGCGAGGGTAGTAGCTGGTGCCTCCGTTCGCCAATGTGGCAGCGACCATCGCCATCTGCAGCGGGGTGGCGAGCACGAATCCTTGGCCGATCGAAGTGTTGGCGGTCTGTCCGGTTGACCATTGCTCCTTGAGTTTCTGATTTTCGAGCCACTCGGGTCCGGGAAGAATGCCGGCGTATTCGCCCGAAAGCGGGAGACCGGTTTTCTGCCCCAGCCCGAGCAACCGTCCGGTGTCATCGATTGCATCGATTCCAGCAGCATTCCCGTAGAGGCAGAAAAATGCGTTGCACGATACGCGGAGGGCCGAGCCGACATCGATCGTCCCGTGCGACCCGCTGCACTTGAGCATGTGCGTGCCGTATTGGACGCCGCCGTTGCAGGTGAACGATTTGTCACCGATGTTCTTGCGGAAGCCTGCAAGCGCGGGAACCACTTTGTAGGTCGAACCGGGTGCGTAGGCGCTGGTGGCCCGGTTGAGCAGCGGATGCGTGGCGTCGGTGGCGAGTTGTTTCCAGTCTTCCGAAGCGATCGCCGGGATGAAGCTGTTCGGATCAAACGAAGGCACGCTGGCCATGGCGAGGATGTCGCCGCTGTGCACATCGACGACGATGGCGGCACCGCGGCCCACGGCGCGCAAAGCTTTCTCGGCGATGAACTGGATGCGTGCGTCGATCGTCAGCTCGATGTTGCATCCGGGGATCGGCGGCTCCACCGCAACCTCGCGTTCGATCACGCCCTTTGCGTTGCGCTGCAGAACGCGGGCGCCGGCCGTGCCTCTCAGTTCGTCGTCGAAAAGCGACTCGAGCTGCGTCTTTCCCTCGGCCTCCTGCTGGTAGAAGTCAAACTGCTCCGCTTCCTTCGCATCGACCTCCTCCGGCTCGCCGACGTAGCCGAGAAAATGCGCGCCGAGCGATCCGTAGGTGTAATGGCGGACCGGGCGCACGCTCACATCGATGCCGGGCAGAGCGAGGTCGTGTTCGGTAAACTTCGCCATAGTGTCGAAGTCGAGATCCTCTAGGTAAAGGAAAGGAATTTCCGAACTGCTGCGGTAATGAAGACGGAGCTGGTTGGCGTTGTAGTCGCGGGTGAGCCCGAGCTCGGCCAACTTCGGCATGATTGTCTCGTTCACGATCCGGACGATGTCCGGCTCGGACTTCTCTTTTTGCGCGCCGGCTGCAACCACGCGGTAGTTGTGCATGGGCACGTCGCCGAAGCGCCGACGGTATTCACGCACAATGTCCGGAAGATAAAACTCCACCGCCACACTGGCGCGATTTTGGGCGAGGGGCAGCC
This genomic interval carries:
- the mrdA gene encoding penicillin-binding protein 2, which produces MIITARTNGAPSLFRTHEFRIALIGSLMLLAFVLLAGKLWYLQMARGVHYADRMRATSQIRVRLPAVRGEILDRTGLPLAQNRASVAVEFYLPDIVREYRRRFGDVPMHNYRVVAAGAQKEKSEPDIVRIVNETIMPKLAELGLTRDYNANQLRLHYRSSSEIPFLYLEDLDFDTMAKFTEHDLALPGIDVSVRPVRHYTYGSLGAHFLGYVGEPEEVDAKEAEQFDFYQQEAEGKTQLESLFDDELRGTAGARVLQRNAKGVIEREVAVEPPIPGCNIELTIDARIQFIAEKALRAVGRGAAIVVDVHSGDILAMASVPSFDPNSFIPAIASEDWKQLATDATHPLLNRATSAYAPGSTYKVVPALAGFRKNIGDKSFTCNGGVQYGTHMLKCSGSHGTIDVGSALRVSCNAFFCLYGNAAGIDAIDDTGRLLGLGQKTGLPLSGEYAGILPGPEWLENQKLKEQWSTGQTANTSIGQGFVLATPLQMAMVAATLANGGTSYYPRLVRRVVARDGRVIREEPVKIRANLLENGFTPEGIEAVRRGMWDVVNRGGGTAPGARIKNYEVAGKTGTAQFWRRGAKDNHTWFITFAPYHNPRYAVCVMVNGGSSGGGVAAPIASKILSDIFKMEEGNEVQLASLAPAKGSFGYVSSVDFGRAIPAALAAAPPGEPGEPGGTASAPQPKVKPAADSEGSVTKKPNFFQRLFGRKKKNSAEG
- a CDS encoding DUF485 domain-containing protein, with the translated sequence MSSPDTPTNRDYTAIVGSQTDIAPLGRTGRKPDHELTAEEDGGRPLWTSIAADPGFAELRRSKLRLIVPATIFFVVYYFLLPVGVGWFPSLMEKKIWGDMNIAYFYALSQFFMAWILAGIYVAAAARWDKSEHELLSKYGAQHR